A region of Arabidopsis thaliana chromosome 5, partial sequence DNA encodes the following proteins:
- the RUP2 gene encoding Transducin/WD40 repeat-like superfamily protein (Transducin/WD40 repeat-like superfamily protein; CONTAINS InterPro DOMAIN/s: WD40 repeat 2 (InterPro:IPR019782), WD40 repeat-like-containing domain (InterPro:IPR011046), WD40-repeat-containing domain (InterPro:IPR017986), WD40/YVTN repeat-like-containing domain (InterPro:IPR015943), WD40 repeat (InterPro:IPR001680), WD40 repeat, subgroup (InterPro:IPR019781); BEST Arabidopsis thaliana protein match is: Transducin/WD40 repeat-like superfamily protein (TAIR:AT5G52250.1); Has 12290 Blast hits to 8463 proteins in 487 species: Archae - 16; Bacteria - 2654; Metazoa - 3890; Fungi - 2899; Plants - 1307; Viruses - 0; Other Eukaryotes - 1524 (source: NCBI BLink).) has protein sequence MNTLHPHKQQQEQAQQQEEARYEWDLSLSTVVSSSSSSASDVIGAIEFDPTDNIVATAGISRKIRFYGLPSLLRNNAVSGTGVSFVDQATACEYYICTPAKLSSLRWRPGSGGRVIGSGDYDGVVMEYDLEKRTPVFERDEHGGRRVWSVDYTRHGGASTVGASGSDDGTMQVWDPRCPPEESVGVVRPAGICRSAVCCVEFDPSGGPAVAVGCADRKGYVYDIRKLVDPALTLQGHTKTVSYVRFLDGGTVVTAGTDGCLKLWSVEDGRVIRTYEGHVNNRNFVGLSVWRNGALFGCGSENNRVFVYDRRWGKPVWVDGFEPVGMNSGSDKRFVSSVCWRQSGVDQCTLVAGGSDGVLQVYVGKRKP, from the coding sequence atGAACACTCTTCATCCTCACAAGCAGCAACAAGAACAAgcacaacaacaagaagaagctagATACGAATGggatctttctctctccacCGTCgtatcttcctcctcctcctccgcctccgACGTTATCGGAGCTATTGAATTCGATCCCACTGATAACATCGTCGCTACCGCCGGGATTTCAAGAAAGATTCGTTTTTACGGCCTCCCTTCTCTTTTACGTAACAACGCTGTCTCCGGTACCGGAGTTTCCTTCGTCGATCAAGCCACCGCCTGCGAATATTACATCTGTACTCCGGCGAAACTTAGTAGTCTCCGGTGGAGACCCGGGTCGGGCGGTCGGGTTATTGGGTCGGGAGATTACGACGGCGTAGTGATGGAGTACGATCTTGAGAAGAGGACGCCGGTATTCGAAAGGGACGAGCACGGTGGTCGTCGTGTATGGAGCGTAGATTACACTCGTCACGGCGGCGCTTCGACGGTGGGCGCGTCGGGATCGGATGACGGGACTATGCAAGTATGGGATCCGAGGTGTCCGCCGGAAGAATCTGTCGGTGTTGTACGACCGGCGGGGATTTGCCGGAGTGCTGTTTGTTGCGTCGAGTTCGATCCTTCCGGTGGACCAGCCGTGGCCGTCGGATGCGCTGATCGGAAAGGGTACGTTTACGATATAAGGAAACTCGTTGACCCGGCGTTGACTTTACAAGGTCATACGAAAACGGTGTCGTATGTGAGGTTCCTCGACGGTGGGACGGTGGTGACGGCAGGTACGGACGGTTGTTTGAAGCTGTGGAGCGTGGAGGATGGGCGCGTGATTCGCACGTACGAAGGGCATGTGAATAATCGGAACTTCGTGGGGTTATCTGTGTGGAGAAACGGCGCGTTGTTTGGTTGTGGATCGGAAAACAACAGGGTGTTTGTGTACGATAGGAGATGGGGGAAGCCGGTTTGGGTAGATGGGTTTGAACCAGTTGGTATGAATTCTGGTTCGGATAAGCGGTTCGTGAGTAGCGTCTGTTGGAGGCAATCAGGTGTGGACCAGTGTACCCTAGTGGCTGGAGGATCTGATGGAGTATTACAGGTTTACGTGGGCAAAAGAAAACCATAG